The Sphingomonas aliaeris genome segment GCTAGGCCGGGGATCGCCGATCAGTTGGATCGCTGGGTCGCGCCCGTGCCGGTTGCACCTGTTGTGACGGTGCCGGAGGCGCCCCCACCGGGGAAGAAAAAGAAGAAGCGGTAGCCCCGCCGGCGCCCGACAGCGGCCGCCCGCCCCCCGTTCGTTTCGAGCGTAGTCGAGAAACGGGCCGCAGGGACTGCCTCAAGGATTTCTCGACTTCGCTCGAAACGAACGGGGTGGGGTTGGTTCGGGGCCCTTGGACGTCCCACGCAGTATCCGTCACCCCGGACTTGTTCCGGGGTCCACTGCTCCGCGAATGCAAGCCCTCGAACCTCTTATCGCGGCGCATGCGGCACCGTGGACCCCGGAACAAGTCCGGGGTGACGGTAAGGGCGCTGCCCGGGTGACGGTAAGCGCACTCAACCACCGACGCGCCCCCAACCTCGGGGACGCATCGGCATCCAGTACTTAGGCGCTGAGCTTCGCCGCCGTCTCGGCGACCCGCTTGCCCTGATAGCGCGCGCCGTCCAGTTCGACGGCGCTCGGCTGGCGGCTGCCGTCGCCATCCGCGATCGTCGTTGCGCCGTAAGGCGAGCCGCCCTTGACCTCGTCCACGCCCATCTGCCCCTGGAAACCGTAGTCCAGCCCGACGATCGTCATGCCGAAATGCAGCAGGTTGGTGATGATCGAGAACAAGGTCGTTTCCTGCCCGCCATGCTGCGACGCGGTCGAGGTGAAGGCAGCGCCGACCTTGCCGTTCAGCGATCCCTTCATCCACAGGCCGCCGGCCTGGTCGAGGAAGGATGCAAGCTGGCTCGGCATGCGACCGAAGCGAGTCGGGCCGCCGACGACGATCGCGTCGTAATTGGCAAGATCGTTGACGTTGCCGATCACCTCATGCGCGGTGTCCGCCTTGAAGCCCGCGGATTTCACGACCTCCGCGGGTGCGGTTTCTGGAACGCGGCGGATATCGACCTCGGCCCCCGCGGAGCGTGCGCCCTCGGCGACGGCATCAGCCATCTGTTCGATATGGCCGTAGGACGAATAATAGAGAACGAGAACTTTGGTCATCGGGGATGCTCCTAGGGTGAGAAGTGCCGACGCCCGGCGCGCGCCGGACGTCGAGGATTTGAGGTATCGGAACGCGGGGCGCGCTTACTCGGAATCGACCAGGACGATCTCCGCAGCGTCCAGCGCACGGATCGCATAGGTGTTCCCGCCGACCAGTGCCGCGCCGTCGCGCGCCTTGAACGGCACGCCGTCGATCTCGATGCGGCCGGTCGCGGGGACGAGATAGGCATACCGCCCCTCGCCGACCGTATGGGTCAGCGTCTCACCCGCCTTGACGGTCGCGCCGAGCACGCGGGCATCGGCGCGGATCGGCAAGGCGTCGACATCCTCCGCAAATCCGCTGGCCAGCACGGCAAAGCGCCCGTCGCGCACGTCCTTGGGGAACGGCTTGGCGCCCCAGCTGGGTGATCCACCCTTTCGCGTGGGTTCGATCCAGATCTGGAACAGGGTCGTCGTTTCCGGCTCCAGATTATATTCCGCGTGCCGGACGCCGGTGCCGGCGCTCATCACCTGCACGTCGCCCGCGCCGGTCCGGCCCTTGTTGCCCATCGAATCCTGATGCGTGATCGCGCCGGTGCGGACATAGGTCACGATCTCCATGTCGCGGTGCGGATGCGCGGGGAAGCCGCTGTTCGGACCGATCTCGTCATCGTTCCACACGCGGATCGCACCCCACCCCATCCGCGCGGGATCGTAATAATCCGCGAACGAGAAATGGTGGCGGGCATTCAGCCAGCCGTGATCGGCATGGCCCAGGCTTTCGAACGTACGTTTCTCGACCATCTGATATCTCCCGACCGGTCGTTTCACTGTTGCAACCAAGATAGGGCGCTGGATCATGACGTAAATGGAAACGCTGGAAACCGATCGTTTCGTCCGCTATCGTCGCAGCCGTAACGAACTCAGAGGAATGACGCATGCGCCTGCCCGATTTCGAAGCCTGGGCGATCTTCGCCCAAGTCGTCGAGCATCGCTCGTTCAGCGGCGCGGCGGATGCGATCGGGGTATCGAAGGCGACCGTGTCCAAGGCGATCACGCGGCTGGAGGCGCATCTCAACCAATCCCTGTTCCATCGCACATCGCGCCGCCTGACGCTGACCGAGAGCGGCAAGGGGCTGGCCGAATATGCCGCCCGCATCCTGGGCGAGGCGCAGGCGGCGGAAGAGGCGGCGCGCGACGCGGCGACCGCCCCCACCGGTCTCGTCCGGCTGACCGCGCCGATGACGATCGGGCTGGTGCAGGTCGCCCCGCTGGTGGCGGAATTCCTGACCGCCAATCCGGGGATCGAGATCGACCTGCATCTGACCGACGGCAAGGTGGATATCGTCGCCGAAGGGTTCGACATCGCGCTGCGAATCGCGGACCTGCCGGATTCGTCGCTCCGGGCGCGCCGTATCGGGCCGATCTCGATGCATATCGTCGCCAGCCCCGCCTATCTCGCGCAGCACGGCCGCCCCACGCACCCCGCGCAACTCGGCGAAAGGCCCTGTTTCGCCTATACCAACGTCACCGGCCCGTGGCGCTTCCACGGTCCGGACGGTGGCGAGGCGGCGTTGCGTCCGGCGGGTCCGTTGCGTGCGAATAGCGGCGACGCGCTGCTTCCGGCATTGCGCGCGGGCCTGGGCATCGGGGTGCTGCCCGACTTCATCGTCGGGCCCGATCTCGAAAGCGGGATGCTGGAACCAATCCTTACCAACTGGTCGATGGTGCCGATCGCATTGCATCTGTTGACGCCGCCCAGCAACCTGCGGCCGGCACGCGTCGAGGCGCTGATCGCCTTCCTGGCCGATCGCCTTAAGCCGTTATGCGCTGAGTCTTAACAGCTAACCCCCTGACGACTCGCGGTTTCGTGCCGCTTAATCGGAAATTAACCTTTTACCTTCATCACTGGAGAGGTTAATGGTTTAGGCGCAGTCGGATCGGGCCAACGGGGGTCGTCGAACACT includes the following:
- the wrbA gene encoding NAD(P)H:quinone oxidoreductase — encoded protein: MTKVLVLYYSSYGHIEQMADAVAEGARSAGAEVDIRRVPETAPAEVVKSAGFKADTAHEVIGNVNDLANYDAIVVGGPTRFGRMPSQLASFLDQAGGLWMKGSLNGKVGAAFTSTASQHGGQETTLFSIITNLLHFGMTIVGLDYGFQGQMGVDEVKGGSPYGATTIADGDGSRQPSAVELDGARYQGKRVAETAAKLSA
- a CDS encoding pirin family protein, which gives rise to MVEKRTFESLGHADHGWLNARHHFSFADYYDPARMGWGAIRVWNDDEIGPNSGFPAHPHRDMEIVTYVRTGAITHQDSMGNKGRTGAGDVQVMSAGTGVRHAEYNLEPETTTLFQIWIEPTRKGGSPSWGAKPFPKDVRDGRFAVLASGFAEDVDALPIRADARVLGATVKAGETLTHTVGEGRYAYLVPATGRIEIDGVPFKARDGAALVGGNTYAIRALDAAEIVLVDSE
- a CDS encoding LysR family transcriptional regulator — its product is MRLPDFEAWAIFAQVVEHRSFSGAADAIGVSKATVSKAITRLEAHLNQSLFHRTSRRLTLTESGKGLAEYAARILGEAQAAEEAARDAATAPTGLVRLTAPMTIGLVQVAPLVAEFLTANPGIEIDLHLTDGKVDIVAEGFDIALRIADLPDSSLRARRIGPISMHIVASPAYLAQHGRPTHPAQLGERPCFAYTNVTGPWRFHGPDGGEAALRPAGPLRANSGDALLPALRAGLGIGVLPDFIVGPDLESGMLEPILTNWSMVPIALHLLTPPSNLRPARVEALIAFLADRLKPLCAES